TTGCTCCGGCTGGCTCCCTCAACCTCAGCAGCGGGGCCCGGGCGCTGGAACTGCTGACCGATGGGGCcgccttgaggaggaggaggaccggCGGGAGGGTAGCcctgaggcggaggaggctgtCCAAAGCCGGGAGGACCTCCCATCGGAGGAGGACCTTGGCCCATGGGAGCCATTCCAGGAGGGTAGCCCACGGGGGCACCGGTGTTGATCGGGGGCGGACCGCCAACCATTTGGCTGGGAGGAGTGCGGTTGGGCTGCTGGGTGAGAGGACTGGTGCGGCCGAGGGGAGCTTGGCCGGGAGGAAAGTTGGCTGTATAGCTGGGCGGGCGATTTCCAGGGCCCGGGTGATTCATTGGGAGGCTTGTCGTGGACGACGAGGCGGCGATTGAGGGAGCGTTGAGCTGGTGTTGGTGAGGAGGCTGCGGTATTTGGCCCGGAGGAGGGGTTGGGCTTGGGGTCAGACCCTCGACGTTCTGGATGCTTGCAGCGGACTTGCGTTTTCCGAAGCCAAAGCTCTTGAAGCGGGAGTTCATAGAACTCATAtggaagagaggaagaggagcaaaGGGGGGAGGTTTGAGGAGTAGGACCAAAGGTCAGAAGAGGCACagaggcacaggcacagacgcagagggcggcgaggcgaggcgccgcagcagcaggacGGGGCAGGACGGAgcggacaggacaggacaggataggacgacgacgagggggGTGGGTTGGATTGGGATTGGGCgcaggagggggaggggggaatGAGAGAGGGTCAGGCTCGGGTTCGGGTCAGAAATTAGCACGgggggtggaggaggagaggaggagagaagcgGTTTCTGGAGAGCAGCAGTGTAGCGCAGAGCAGAGGCGTTGTGAGGGAGCAAAAgtcgagagagagaagagacggtctggcctggcctggctaCAGTCCAGCACCAGGTTGTCTAGCTCCCAGGTTGATGCGATGGGCGGGCGGGAGTGGGAGCAGGAGGGGGGCGTGCGAAGTGAAGTGGGATGTACGAGTCTGAAGTGGTCGCCGGCTGGTTGGCTGACAAGCTTGGGCTGAGCTTGGGCTGAGCGGGTTGCAGCAGAGCTGAGGTCTACTCGGGCAGGACTGGACGCTGGCGGCTCTCTTCTGGGCTGGCTTGATGCTGGCTTGGAATATGGTCGCCGATGTTCAGTTTGGCTTGCTTCTAGACCTTGGATCCGTCGCCGTCTCTAGGTGCGCTCCGTGGCTGTAGCTTGGGAGCAAGTAAGTTGCCGGGTCGCTCTTCTGACAGCTGGAGCCAGGCATGTAGAAAAAGTTGCGAGCGAGCTGGAGCGGGAGAGCCTGTCGACAAAAGGTGGGCTCTCTGTCTGGCTGTGTTGCGTTGGCGTATGTATGGatgggtaggtaggtaggccGTCAAgtctggcgctggcgctggcgtgGGCACGGACGAGCCGAACTTGATGATATCGATGAGACCGTCACAGAGAGAAAATTCGATGGACAAAGAGGCGCAAGCTTTAGCAGGTGGGTAGGCGATGGGCTCTGATCGTGGGAATCACTGCTTCCTTCGCTTCTCTCGCAATAAAAAGGAACAATGAGATCTGAGCAGGTCTTTTGGGCTCTTGGGCTGAGGTGGCTGACGAGGCGCTGCAGGCTGGGCACTTGTGGGCAGAGAATCAAGGACGGGGATTGGGGCACCACGCAGGACCACCAGAAACAGAGACCGCCCAGGACCCCCCTCCAGGTGGAGAAGTCTAGAGCCCACGCAGCTGACGGCGCTAGGGCGTTTCCAGCAGTGTAAGGCTGAGGACAGGGGATGCAGCAGGACATTCCATCAACTGGCCGGCGGATTTTCCTCTCACCGGCTTCAATGACGGGGACGAGAATTGGTAGGCGGGCGGGAATTGAGACGAACTGACGGACAGCTACATTGCATTATGGCAGCGGATAGAGACCCGTCGACACTGCACAAAAGGCCGACCTGATACTCATTCAACCTGGGTCTATTTGCCAATCAGGCTGGGCATGAAAGCTCAAGAGTAAACATTTGACCAACAGGACAAGGGCCCAATGCCACGGACAGCGGCCCCAAAGTCTGCCTTGTCCATATCCGTTGCCCGTTGCAAAAAAAAGAAACTGTCCGGGGGGTGCCTCTCGCTGACGGCACGGCTTGTCGCTGATTGATGACTGTGGCTGCGGCCGACATTGGCGGGCTCCATGGTGGGGTTCTCTCCAGCTCCCACTCCCATGGACCAATTGACCATTTTTCGGTTAGGGATGAAAGAGATGGAAGGGAATTGGAAGAGTAGAGGGATGTGGAATCCCGATATAGAAGCTGGCTGCCATTCATCAGTTTTCTGTGTTACTATCCGCGTTCCTCGTCCAGAGCCTGATCGCTCATGTCACCTGGAAaggtgggatggatggcggGGAACCTTTGAGCCACGGCGGGAGCATGCGCATGACGAACGACAAGCAGCAAAAGACGAAGCCGTTGACCCCTCAAACCCCCTCGATTGGCCATTTTGCGAGCTTTTGACGGCCTCAAGATGACTGCAATGACTGTGACTTTTATCAGAAACTGATGACTAGTATATCAATCCTCTTTTGACAATCTTCAACCTTCTCCCCTCTGCGCATCACTCTCTGGCTGCTTCCCCTCCAGTTGACCTGGAGCGTGTGAGGCTCATGCCGCCATGTACCAATTACCCTCAGCCGCCCTCGCCCCGGGCGGGGACTAGGACCTGTCGGGTTTGGGTGACAAATACGATCATGGATGGGAAGCGTCCAATGCAGGGCCCTGAAGTTCAGGACTTCTAGGACTTTTTATGGGGACCTGGACCCCTGATTCTGTACCTGGTTGGGTGCCGTAACCTGGGCCTGGCTGCAAccttgtcatcatcatcatcttcttgtcctgggCAGGCCTGGATGAAACGTCCAAGAAAAGCATCATGTCCTCAAgagcttaatataagctacctATCGTATCGTACTTACAGGCCACTCACCGCATCGCGAATCCCCCCGCTTGATACTCACCAACTGCGGCGTGCATGCTGCCGCACATGGCCTCGTAAACAGTGTGTACAGGTCGAAAAGCCTATTTGGGCTTTGGCCTTGGCGCTGTTGACATGGAGGGGATGAGTAGTTATCTGCCGCAGTGCCAGCAACGTCGCTTTCAGTTGATGGTTGACAAAGAGACCACATTGTGGAGGTGTCTTCGATAAGTATGTACTTGGCTGGATGCTGCTCTAGAGTCAGAGTATCAGGATGGCCATCACCTAAAGTTATCTCAAACATTAAATGGGATAACTCCAAGCCCTATCTGTTGTACTCGGGGACCACATGGTCGGCGCTTATCCAAACGAACCTTTGCATGTACATCGAAGGAGCGCATCTGCACCACACGGACCGTTTTGGCTTCAGACAAACGGCATCCTGTCAGCGTCGGGGCCGCTCTCGACAGACAGACAATTTGGACCAAATGAACCGCTGTACATGTTCATTCATATCAACAATTTGGACCTTACAGGCGATCAGGGGGCTTACTCGTTCACAGTATTATATCAACAGGAGCCGTCAAGGATCTAGCTCCCACCACGTCTTACCAACTGATCCATATTTAGGTCGCAACCACACGGGAACTAAATTCTTTTTCTCACGGCACGTAAGCCTGGGTTGCCGTTTTTGACTTGGAATAGACGCACTCTTTTTTTCGAGTTTCGGCATCTGCATTTACCGGCTCGGCTGAGAAGACGATTCTGAACTCCCGGCTGAGACTGAGACCACCATCGAATGCTCTCGGCCTCATTCATCAGCGATGATCAATGCCTAAAATAGGAGGGTCCAGAATAGAGACTATTCAGCGGGACCTCTAGTAGACGGGCCAGACTGGTATGGGCGATCGCCTCAAAAGCCCAATACATGTACTTGATCAGCTTCACGCTTGTGCACCACCATTCTGCAGACTTACACGCCCAGAAGCAGCCGACGTGGACCCAATCGGATGCCTAGTTATCAGTCCCTTCATCTCTCACAAGATTCTTTCCGTATCACACATTCAGAGCTGCATGCAGTCGACTGCTTAAAGAAAATTTATTATTCAATAGACCAAGCCCTCGGCTAATTCCCAATGATCCTTATCCAACACCTAGCTCCGTTGCTAAGGCTCGCTATGCCAAGTTCACACCTGTTAACACCCTTATGATACACGTATCTCCCTGCCAATGActtttcttcatcctctcgtTATTCATCATCGATATCCTTGAGCCATCCTCTGCTCATGTCGACAGCCCGCTCCCACCGCTTCCGCATCCGACTTCGGTCCTTGGTATCAAGCTGAGGCTTGAAAACTTTGCGGCCCTTCCTGTTCACTTCGTGCAGTTCCTCAAGCTCGTTCCAGACTCCAGTGGCGAGTCCGGCGGCAATGGCGGCCCCCAGTGCGGTAGTTTCGCGCATGGCTGGGCGATCAACAGGGACGCCGCTCAGGTCAGCCTGAGTTTGCATACAGAGGTCCGAATTGGAGAGACCTCCATCGACTGCAAGGATGTCCAAGGCATGGCCAGAATCCGAGGCCATGGCGTCAAGAATCGCCGCCGTTTGGTGGCAGGTAGCCTCGAGTGTGGCTCGCACAATGTGGCCCTTCTTTGTATGTTGGGTGACACCAACTAGAAACATGTTAGCCCTGATTTAGAAGCGAGAGGCTTGCGACAAGACTTACACAGCGTGCCCTTGGCATCGTCAATCCAGTACGGGGCAAAGAGACCACTGAACGCCGTCACAAAGACGACACCACCGTTGTCGGGGACGGACTGAGCAACACTGTCCACCTCTGAAGCCGCCTTGATAATGCCAAGATTGTTTTGTAGAAACTTGACACCGGAACCAGCAACAGCGATACTGCCCTCGAGGGCGTAGACTGGTTTACGACCCCGACCAAAGTCGTATGCGACGGTTGCGAGCAGGCCCGTCTTGGAGATGACGGGTTCGTGTCCAACATTGTAGAGGAGGAAGCAGCCCGTGCCATATGTGTTCTTGGCTTGGCCTGGGCTGAAACCACATTGGCCGACCAGAGCAGATGATTGATCACCCAGACAGCCAGCAATGGGTGTGCCCTTCAGGGGCCCGCGAGCGAGGGTACCAAAGGCAGTGGGATGGGAGGATGGCACGATCTTAGGAAGACCAAGCTTGTTACGGTCGATGTCGAAAAACTTGAGCAGATCATCGTCGTAATCAAGTGTCTTGAGGTTCATGAACATGGTACGGCTGGCGTTGGTCGAGTCTGTGACGTAGACGGGTCCACCCTCCTTGTTTGCACCTCCGTTGAGCTGGTAGATCAGCCATGAGTCAACAGTGCCGAATGCGAGGCGGCCTTCGTCATAAGCCTTTCGTACGGAGTCTACGTTTTGGAGAACCCAAAGCAACTTGACGCTTGAGGGGTATGTGGACAATGGGAGTCCGCACTTCTCCTGGAGTTTGTCGGCACCGGGTCGGGCCTTTAGGTCACGCACAAGCGCGGCAGTACGAGTGTCAGGCCAGACGACGGCATTGTAGAGGGGTTCGCCGGTGGTCTTGTCCCAGAGGACCGTCGTCTCGCGCTGGTTGGTGATGCCAATGGAGCGAATCTCAGAAACAGTGTGGCCATCTGCGCAAAACTTCTCGGTCGCCTTTGCAATGCATGTTTCGGCAGACTCGAGGAGTTCCATTGGCTTATGCTCGTGCCATCTGCGGTCTTGTTAGTAATAGTCTTGACATGAAAAGGGGCTCAACTTACCCCGAGTGCGGGTAATGGTTCTCAAACTCGATCTGGTGGCTAGCAACAGGCTCGCCATGGCcattgaagatgaggaaccGAGTTGAAGTCGTTCCTTGGTCGATACTACCGACGAACCaatgcttctgcttctcctcctccgtctcggTGATTCCTTGAGGAAGctgttcttcctcttctgcctTGATAGTCTCTTTGGTAAGTTCAACCGCGTCGATGAGCGATTGAGGAAGTTGTTCTTCAAGCAAGACCTCGGCAGTTCGTGGACGCTTAGCCTCACGCTCCTCAACCGTGTGTGAGTGGACAGGCACCAGGGGGTCCCGCTTGCTGGGCACCAGCTGGGGCGACGCGTCGACGGTTGTGAATTGCATCCTTGCACACGATGCAGTCAAATGGGATTGTCTGTGTCTTTTGATATCGTGGCAAGGGAGCCGTCCCTAGCAGGAGGGTGGAGGACGATGTAATAGAGAGTAGAGGCGTCTTATGGATGTGGGCGATGCTAGAGATAGTCGCCTACGGAGAAAGCGGTTGAGTTTAGGTACggagagaggagaagcaggaggagaAGTTGTTGATAGAGGTCGAGAATGTGGAATAAAGATGGaagaaacaaagagaggagagaagagagggagTCGAGATGAGGAAGGAGCACGAGATAAATGTACCAGGAGTCGGCGGAGAGAGTGGGGGAGGAGAACGGGAAGGGGGAGGGTGACGCCTCGGAATGCCATAGTGAGTTAGCAACACCTGGACGGCAGGCGGGAGCCGGCGAGACAACGGCCAAACTGGCAGAGTGTAATGGGATGGCAATCTCAACCGCCCTGACATGTGCTTGCTTGCGAAGTCGGGGTCCGGAAAGGGAAGGAGGGCGGGGGGTTCTCTGGCTCTGCCGCTGCCTCGTCGTCTGTGCCACTGCCGTGGGAGATCGATCGCCGGAGAAGCGCAAAAGCAGGTTTGATTTTCGGCCGGCTTTTGCCATCATGAGTGGATCCCCACCTTCGCCTGTCGAACCCCAACTCCACTAAGACAGAGGTCACACGGACGGCACATGCGGAGCCCCGGCCTCGGCCCCATCGACTGGTCTCTTCTCCGCTGTCTATCAGCGGGCCATTCAGGGGTCCCGGGAACCTATTTCAGGGGGCACGCTGCGGTCCAGGCCTCTCGGTGCTTTCGTTCCAGCTGACGTGCATGGGGGGGAGCGCAGGTggttaaaagaaatattgcTTCGGTCAAGGCTACTCCGGCCCTAGATGTTTAGCAAATTGCATGCTGGACATGTCCACGGGATGCTCGGCAAGTATTTACGAGTGGGATCCGCTTGACAAATTGCATGTTGATGCCCATCATCTCAACCAATGGCTCCTTCTTTCGTGCTCAGCTCACGAGGACGGAAAAGTAGTCCTTCAACCGTTGGGAGAGGCTCTGTGAGAGTGACGCTACCTGACGTGTCCCGTGGTTGGTGGACAATCTGCGGGGCTGACGACTCATGTACCCGCCCCCAATCACTCCCCCAATGCTTCACTTCCCCTTCGCGATCCATTTTCTTCAATATTGGGGGAATCTCTCTCTGTCATCTATAGCCGAAGCCAATTCCATGGGTTCGGCCCTGGCCGCATCGGCAAAAATGCCTGGCTGCATGGGTTGTGATAGATCTAGTCCTTAAAATAAGGCTTGGGGTGGAGTTCTGCTGGGAACAGGAGGCGAGAATTGCCGGTGACCGGCGCGCTTCAGTCTTCTTGGTGAGATGCAGGCAAAAAAGCATCTCAAAGACCCTGCGCAGCCGTGACTGGTCCAATGCAAtcatttttctttcttcttcctgtcGCCCCTTCCGTGTCTGCACCTCCCGGACATCAGCGACGTCCCGGCAAAACCGGTTTTGGAATTTGGTGGAGTTGAGGTACACGTCACGAAGAGAGGCAGGAGGGAAGGAGCAACAGGGGAGGTGCCTGATCACCCAGGTCACGATGTCCAGGTCAAAGATCTCGGCGCATCGAGATTTTCAACTTCTGGACCCTTTCTTTTTACATGTTTTAAACGTCACTTCGACTCTGGAGCCTCGAAGATCTTCTGCTCCCCAGTGTCCACATTTCAGTTACCCACATGAACGACATGCTTATGACACAATCCCTCTCGCTGTGACGTTGAAGGAAACTATTGTACCTACTGACGGTTGAGGTGGATTCATCATGGAGCCGCACGTCGATCCTCGAGCAATGTGAGTTGTAATAACCCAAACAGGCCCATGATCTCATATCTTCCCTGTCTGACACATGTCTTGTCAATTAGTCTCGAGTTGACTGGGCACCCACCTAAGCGCCACCGCTCAGATAGTAGCGAAAGCTACGACAAAGTCAAACGCCAAAATGTCCAAGTCGACGAACCGCTTCCCACACTTGCCATTCTTGGCCAATGCGAAGCTTCGCAAGTGACAACTTGTACCTTCGAAACTCATGGAATTCTGGAGTCTAGCAACGCTAGGCCGGTCGAGTCTCCAGGAAGCTTGTGGGACCCCTCTCAACGAGCATCGCAAATGAACAAGTCCGACTATTTTGATGATTCCGACTTGGACCAGTACTTGGACGAACTTGACGAATCTACAGACAAGATGCTTTCTAGGTTTCAAGCACGTCAGGAAGGTGACACAGACATTGTCGAACTGGAAGACTCTGACGAGGACGCCTTCACGGAGCTTTTGGATGAGGCGTCATAGGAAGAGCTTCAACAGCCACCGTCAAGCGTTGTTCGAGCATGGGATCGAGACTCGCGATCTGTGGATGAATATGACCCTCAGTTGCAACACTCGCCTCCCCATACAAACGCAAATGCAGCCGGACTCAACACCGATgatcccctcctccccgAGGACATGGACTGGAGTCAAGTCCAGGAGCATTCCCGCCATGCTCCGAAGCAGGAATCTGTACTTCACTCGCCCGGCGCTTACGACTCCAAATCATCCGTCGCTGGCGCGCCGTCAACTAAGAAGAAAACCTCTGTGTCCTCTAGAACGGAATCATCAACGACTATCAAAACTGGGAGCTCTGACCCTGATATCAGTCAAGTGTTGATGAGGCCCTATAGAACGTTTGTTGATGTCCAGGAGATGCTGGATGCAAAGGAGCAGATGTTCAAGAACCAAGACAAAGCTGTCTTTGAATTGTTCGGTCGAGTCGTCTACTCCAGCCGCGAGAATTTCCAGAAGAAGCAATATTTTCAATTCCGAAGCCTCCTCAAAGAACAACCACCATACATCAACGGAACTCTTATCCATTGGGAGGTAGGGAGTCCCCGGGATATCGCCGCCCAGGACTTCTTGAAGAAACGGCCCTCACACGCCAAATGCTTTTGTCGATGCAAGCTGAAGCAAGACCCCCGTGCCAAGACTGGCTGGGTTGTCATCGTGCTTGAGATTCGACAGTCCGGCTGGAAGGAGATCCAAAAGGTGATGGACACACTCGGGAGAAAGGATCTGGACCAGCCAAGCTCGTCTGGTAACTAGGGGTGAATGTTTTGGAGGCGATCTGAAGAGGTTTTCACAGTCTGCAAGATGTAGAAGCACATCTCTAATTAGGTTCCCGCTAGTTCCATCAAATTCTAGCTATTAATGCAGATTTGTCTGACCTTGAGCCCCATTCTATCCCACCTCTCTCTATCAGTTAGTTAATATTCCAAATGCACGATCCCTCATCCTTGAACCGTCTAGAGCTTCCCGTTGGGCATGGAAAGGTTTAGGTGAGGAGCAATCTTTTCCAGCACAATCGGTCTCAGCTCACGCTGCTCCGTCTGTGTGGGAGGGATTGTGTTTCCCTCTCGTCGCTGCCAGCTCTCCTCGGTTTCGCGAAGGGcggcatcctcatcctcgccagTAGGATCGACGAACTGGTACGAGCGGAACTCGCAGTTTGACCAGCCAGTAGCTGTCATCTTGGTCAGCGCTTCCTCAAAAAGGGGGAGTTTCTCCTTCATACCGCGTCCATCAGGAACACCGTGCCAGTCATCTGTCAGGAAGTGGAGGAATCCTCCGTGGGAAACAACTACAATGTGCTCATCTCCGCTGCCAGCAATCTCTCTCAAGGTTCTTCTAGCCTCCCTGCCTCGAACCGTAAGCTTCTCTAGCGTGGGCTCATACTTGCTGCTGGGGCCCTTTTCGCACCACGTCTCCTCCACACCGGCGTAGTCAGCCTTGCCCTCGAACTCAGCTCGCACCTTGGCCACAGGCGAGCCAATATCGCAGGGCTGAGCAGAGACCTCCTGGAAGACGGGTAGAGCGGTGATGGGAAGCAGGGCATCGGTGCCAAAAGCGTGGAGACAGGTGTAGACGGTGCGACGCATGGGCGAGGCCAGCAGCTTGGTGAGCTTATCGTGGTGAGGGAACGCGGCGCGGAGGGCGGCGCACTGCTCCTCGCCGAGAGGCGTCAGGTCCGGGTCGGGCAGTTGCTCGTTCTCGATGGACAAGTTGTGGAAACCCTGAGCGTGGCGGACGAGATGAATTGTCGGGGCCATATTGTGTGAAGTGAGGTTAAACTGGGTGAGCGATATATGACGAAACTTTTGAGTAGATGAAAGATGGATGTCAAGTTGACGAGATGAGAGTGCAACAAGAGGATCAGGTCTCTATTTAAATCGTCAATTGACAAGTTACATTTACtgtaaaaggaaaaaaatcCATCACACAGCTTATGACTCAACCTCCGTGGCCGCCCCGCCGAACCCGGGCCAGGAACAGGTTTGCGTCTCCGGGGCCGGCGCCGCGTCCTGCGGAGCTACCCTCCTAGGTGAGCGGCGTGGGTGGCCGCGGCTC
The window above is part of the Fusarium falciforme chromosome 3, complete sequence genome. Proteins encoded here:
- a CDS encoding Glycerol kinase, with the translated sequence MQFTTVDASPQLVPSKRDPLVPVHSHTVEEREAKRPRTAEVLLEEQLPQSLIDAVELTKETIKAEEEEQLPQGITETEEEKQKHWFVGSIDQGTTSTRFLIFNGHGEPVASHQIEFENHYPHSGWHEHKPMELLESAETCIAKATEKFCADGHTVSEIRSIGITNQRETTVLWDKTTGEPLYNAVVWPDTRTAALVRDLKARPGADKLQEKCGLPLSTYPSSVKLLWVLQNVDSVRKAYDEGRLAFGTVDSWLIYQLNGGANKEGGPVYVTDSTNASRTMFMNLKTLDYDDDLLKFFDIDRNKLGLPKIVPSSHPTAFGTLARGPLKGTPIAGCLGDQSSALVGQCGFSPGQAKNTYGTGCFLLYNVGHEPVISKTGLLATVAYDFGRGRKPVYALEGSIAVAGSGVKFLQNNLGIIKAASEVDSVAQSVPDNGGVVFVTAFSGLFAPYWIDDAKGTLFGVTQHTKKGHIVRATLEATCHQTAAILDAMASDSGHALDILAVDGGLSNSDLCMQTQADLSGVPVDRPAMRETTALGAAIAAGLATGVWNELEELHEVNRKGRKVFKPQLDTKDRSRMRKRWERAVDMSRGWLKDIDDE